In Aquincola tertiaricarbonis, the genomic stretch GCTCGGGCGGAATCAGCTGGTCTTCGCTGCCGTGCACCACCAGCACCGGCGCCTTGACCCGCGCGATGCGGTCACCAGCCTCGAAGCGCTGGGTGAGCAGCGGGCCCACCGGCAGCCAGCCCCAGCGCATCGTGGCCACCACGTCGCGGATGGAGGTGAAGGTGTTCTCGACGATCAGGCCCGAGGCGTCGTTCACCTCCTGCGCCAGGTTCACCGCGATGGCGCCGCCCAGCGAGTGGCCGAAGATGTACCGGTGTGCCTGCGGATGCTGGGTGGCCAGCCAGTCCCAGGCGGCGCGCGCGTCCTGGTAGGACATGGTTTCCGACGGCAGCACCGCCGTGCTGCGGCCGAAGCCGCGGTAATCGATGCCCAGCACCGAGAAGCCCAGGTCGTGCATGCGGCGCATGCGGTTGGCGCTGCCGCGCACGTCCCAGCGGGCACCGTGCAGGTACAGCATCACCGGCGCGTCGGGCCGGCTCTGGGCCAGCCACAGGCCGTGCAGCTTCACCGGCTTGCCGGCGTGCCAGCCGCTGTCGGGGGTGTAGTCGATCCAGACGTCCTGGAAAGCCTGGTCGTCCAGTTCGCCGCCCCACCAGGTGCCCTGGGTAGGCTGGAAGATCCAGGTGCGCTGCTGCTCGTCCAGCGAAGCGCAGCCGGCCGCCACCGCGGCCATGAACAACAAACCGAACAACTGGGCCCAACCGTGGCGGCGCAGCCCTGAGACTACCTGGACGACCTGACGCATGGGCCGCGATGCTTGCACAGACCGTGCCGGTCGAGCCAGAGAAAAGCCTATTGCCCGCAGGCTCTACCGGAATTGCCGTGGCGTTTGCATGCGCGCAATCTGGTGACCGGTTGTGCCGCTGCGGTGCGCAGCGAGCTCGGGAGCCCAGGGGGTTCCGCCGTCGGGCCGCCCCAAGGCGGAACGCGCCCTCTCGGGGGGCAGCGAGCGCAGCGAGCTTGGGGGCCGGATTCAGGCTCGCGCGCGGAACACCGACACCGCTTCCACCAGGTGGTGGGCCTGGTTGCTCAGGCTGTTGGCGGCGGCGGCGGATTGCTCCACCAGGGCCGCGTTCTGCTGGGTGTTGCGGTCCAGCAGGCTGACGGCCTCGCTCATCTGGCCGATGCCCACCGTCTGTTCGCGGGTGGCCTCGCTGATCGCGTCGACCAGCGCCTGCACTTCGCGCACCTGGCCCATGATCTTGTCCATCGCCTGGCTGGCATGCACCACCTGGCGCTCGCCGTCCTGCACACGCTCCACGCTGGTGCTGATCAGCGCGCGGATCTCCTTGGCGGCCTGCGCGCTGCGCTGGGCCAGGCTGCGCACCTCGCCGGCCACCACGGCGAAGCCGCGGCCCTGCTCGCCGGCGCGCGCGGCTTCCACCGCCGCATTCAGCGCCAGGATGTTGGTCTGGAAGGCGATGCCGTCGATCACCTCGATGATCTCGCCGATCTGCTTGCTGCTGGCGGTGATGCCCTGCATGGTGCTGGTGACGCGCTGCACCACCTCGCCGCCTTCCGCGGCGGCGGCGCTGGCGCCCGACGAAAGCTCGGCGGCGCGCTTGGCGGCATCGGCGTTGTTGCGCACGATGGAGCTCATCTCCTCCATCGACGCGGCGCTTTCCTCCAGGCTGGCGGCGGCCTGCTCGGTGCGGTCGCTGAGGTCGGTGTTGCCCTGGGCGATCTCGCCGCTGGCCTGTTCCACCGTCACCACCTGTTCGGCCACGTCGTCGATGATCCAGCGCAGCATCAGCCCCAGTTGGTTGAGCGAGCGCAGCGTCAGGCCCACCTCGTCCACCCGGTCAAACGCCAGGGTGCCCACCTCGCCGCTGGCCACGCGGCGCGCCTGGGCGGCCACCCGCTCCAGCGGCCGGCTGACCTGCGATTCCTGCAGCCAGAGCGCGGCGCCGGCCAGCACGCCGATCACCGGTGCGGCCACCGGCAGCGCCGACAGCCCGGCGGCGGCGCCCACGGCGCCGATGCTGCCCAGCGCCATGCCCAGCATCGGCAGGCGCAGGCGCCAGCGTACCGGCATCGTCTTGTGCAGCGTGGTGATGGCGGCCCAGCCGCGGCGCACGATCACGCCCTTGTGGAAGGCGCGGTTGCCGGCGCGGCCCTCGCGGAAATCGGCATACAGCGCCTCGGCGGCCTTCACCTCGTCGGCCGGCGCGTGGGTGCGCACCGAGAGGTAGCCCACCGTCTTGCCCTGGCGGATCACCGGGGTGGCGTTGGCCTTGACCCAGTAGTGGTCGCCGTTGTTGCGGCGGTTCTTGACCAGACCGGTCCAGGAATCGCCGTCTTTCAGCGTGGCCCACATGTCGGCGAAGGCCTGGGTGGGCATGTCGGGGTGGCGCACGAGGTTGTGCGGCTGGCCCACGATGTCCTTTTCAGCGAAGCCGCTGACGGCCACGAAGGCGGCGTTGGCGTAGGTGATGCGGCCCTTGCAGTCGGTGGTCGACATCAGGGTCGCATCCGCCGGGAATTGGAACTCGCGCTGGGTGACCGGTAGGTTGGTACGCATGGGCCTCTCGGGTAACGACATCTTGCTGCCATGAATGGGTTTTCCCCATTGGCACTACGGATATCGGCCCCGGTTCCCACCGGTTTAGGTGAATTATGACAGTCGGTGTGTGCGGTGCGGCTCGCGGCTCAGGCGCTTCGCGATCCGGCGGCCGAAGTTGGAGAGCGTGCAGTGCTCGCCGTGGCCGACGATGACGCCGGCCTCCGGCTCGTCGATCGCATCACCGCCGTCCACCGGCATGCCCAGTGCGCGCAATACCTGCACGCCCTCGCCGGTGGCGGCCAGCGTCTTGCCTTCGTTGTAGGCGTCCTGCACGAACTGCAGCGCCTCGTCGCTGAGCTGCAGGGTTTCAGCGCAGAACAGGCCGGAGGGCACGCACACGGCGTCGAACGCCTCGGCCGAAACCTGGCCCACCGTGTGGTCGGGCGCCAGCAGGCCGCCGAGCTGGCTGCTGACCGGAGCCAGCTGCGGCGCCACCAGCTGCACCTGCGCGCCGGCGCGGTCGAGTTCGGCGATCAGGCGCGCCACGCACAGCGCATCCACGCCATCGTCGATCAGCATCGCCACCCGCCAGGCATGCGGGGCCGGCAGCCGCGCGGCAGCGGTGCCGCGGGCGGTGTTGCGTTGGACATGGGCAGGTTCGAAGTTCATGCGGCGTACTCCTGTCTGTCTGTAGCGCGGCCGCAGCCAGCGCGATCACGCAAGACTAAGGGTCTGCCCGGGGTCCGACTGTCGGGCCGCCGCGCCCGGCTTTGTAGGACGTTGCCGACTGTTTGCGGCGGTGCAGCAACGAGGGTGGAGCGCCTCGCCCGCCTATCATCGCCAGCCAATTCCCCCTGAGCTCCCTGACAAGTGGCGCACCGCATCCTGCTGCTGGAAGACGAACAAGCCATTGCCGACACGCTGATCTACAGCCTGCGCAGCGAAGGCTTCGAAGTGGCCCACGTGACGCTGGTGCGCGACGCGCTGGCGGCCTTTGCCCACCAGGCGCCGGACCTGGCCATCCTGGACGTGGGCCTGCCCGACGGCAACGGCTTTGACGTCTGCCGTGCCATCCGCAAGACCAGCGAACTGCCCATCCTCTTCCTGACCGCGCGCAGCGAAGAGATCGACCGCATCCTGGGCCTGGAGCTGGGCGCCGACGATTACGTGAGCAAACCCTTCTCGCCGCGCGAGGTGGGCGCGCGGGTCAAGGCCATCTTGCGGCGCAGCGCCGTGCGTGCGGCCGCGCCGGCTGCGGCGGACGCAGAGGCCGCGCCGCTGCTGCAGCTGGACGAAGGCGCGCAGCGCATCCGCTGCGCCGGCCAGTGGCTGGCCCTCACGCGCTATGAGTTCCGGCTGTTGGCCACGCTGCTGCGGCGCCCGCAGCGCATCTTCTCGCGCGCCGAGCTGATGAACCTGGTGTGGGACGACGCGCCCGACACCGCGGACCGCACGGTGGACGCCCACATCCGGCTGGTGCGCGCCAAGCTGCGCGAAGCCGGCGCCAGTGCCGAGCTGATCCAGACCCATCGCCACATGGGTTACTCGCTCAGGGCCTGAGTTGCGCATCGGTCTTCGCCTGCTGCTGGGCTTTTTTCTGGTGCTGGGCCTGGCGCTGTTCGTGGTGCTGCGGGTGTTCCTTGAAGAGGTCAAGCCCGGCACCCGGCTGGCGATGGAAGACAGCCTGGTGGACACGGCCTACAGCCTGGCCCAGCTGGCCGCGCCCGACCTGAAGGCCGGCACCATCGCCAGCGGGCCGTTCGCCCAGGCCATGCGC encodes the following:
- a CDS encoding methyl-accepting chemotaxis protein, with the translated sequence MRTNLPVTQREFQFPADATLMSTTDCKGRITYANAAFVAVSGFAEKDIVGQPHNLVRHPDMPTQAFADMWATLKDGDSWTGLVKNRRNNGDHYWVKANATPVIRQGKTVGYLSVRTHAPADEVKAAEALYADFREGRAGNRAFHKGVIVRRGWAAITTLHKTMPVRWRLRLPMLGMALGSIGAVGAAAGLSALPVAAPVIGVLAGAALWLQESQVSRPLERVAAQARRVASGEVGTLAFDRVDEVGLTLRSLNQLGLMLRWIIDDVAEQVVTVEQASGEIAQGNTDLSDRTEQAAASLEESAASMEEMSSIVRNNADAAKRAAELSSGASAAAAEGGEVVQRVTSTMQGITASSKQIGEIIEVIDGIAFQTNILALNAAVEAARAGEQGRGFAVVAGEVRSLAQRSAQAAKEIRALISTSVERVQDGERQVVHASQAMDKIMGQVREVQALVDAISEATREQTVGIGQMSEAVSLLDRNTQQNAALVEQSAAAANSLSNQAHHLVEAVSVFRARA
- a CDS encoding alpha/beta hydrolase gives rise to the protein MRQVVQVVSGLRRHGWAQLFGLLFMAAVAAGCASLDEQQRTWIFQPTQGTWWGGELDDQAFQDVWIDYTPDSGWHAGKPVKLHGLWLAQSRPDAPVMLYLHGARWDVRGSANRMRRMHDLGFSVLGIDYRGFGRSTAVLPSETMSYQDARAAWDWLATQHPQAHRYIFGHSLGGAIAVNLAQEVNDASGLIVENTFTSIRDVVATMRWGWLPVGPLLTQRFEAGDRIARVKAPVLVVHGSEDQLIPPELGRALYERATAPKRFLLVEGGTHHNTNDLAQPQYRTAIAELFGPRL
- a CDS encoding DJ-1/PfpI family protein; the protein is MNFEPAHVQRNTARGTAAARLPAPHAWRVAMLIDDGVDALCVARLIAELDRAGAQVQLVAPQLAPVSSQLGGLLAPDHTVGQVSAEAFDAVCVPSGLFCAETLQLSDEALQFVQDAYNEGKTLAATGEGVQVLRALGMPVDGGDAIDEPEAGVIVGHGEHCTLSNFGRRIAKRLSREPHRTHRLS
- the creB gene encoding two-component system response regulator CreB produces the protein MAHRILLLEDEQAIADTLIYSLRSEGFEVAHVTLVRDALAAFAHQAPDLAILDVGLPDGNGFDVCRAIRKTSELPILFLTARSEEIDRILGLELGADDYVSKPFSPREVGARVKAILRRSAVRAAAPAAADAEAAPLLQLDEGAQRIRCAGQWLALTRYEFRLLATLLRRPQRIFSRAELMNLVWDDAPDTADRTVDAHIRLVRAKLREAGASAELIQTHRHMGYSLRA